The following are encoded in a window of Arctopsyche grandis isolate Sample6627 chromosome 4, ASM5162203v2, whole genome shotgun sequence genomic DNA:
- the LOC143910858 gene encoding pickpocket protein 28-like isoform X2, translated as MDFVKKVTEGPKHDRIWWSVMFGLSVAACSHLILQVWVKWNQSPVIVSFAETSTPVWQVPFPAITICSETKARQSIYNFTEIYHRDYDNLTEQEILDYEAISLVCENHLLQTGNKFTDHKTIDLLKNVAPQFEEMMWHCKWKSKIENCSKIFSPVMTEEGLCFSFNMLDAEELFRKEMMHKEYHYLDHGRKSEGWTLDRGYPKNLPLDTYPVRGTGSGAKAGLVILLRAYNYDLDYLCRGPVQGFKILLHSPTEVPRVSQQYFRVPLSQEVIAAIKPNMMTTSEGLKDYDPERRQCFFPYERKLKFFKVYTQRNCELECLTNYTMLQCSCVTFSMPRDPSMPICSAGSVKCAADAQDELLTQEIVSGLSETKPDSEEDAETKELREGLQNIAKQCNCLPACTSINYDVEVSQADFNWQKLFIAFKANFSELPDVNMARMVLFFKESQFITSRRSELYGQTDFLANCGGLLGLFLGFSILSLIEIVYFITLRAFCNLKSKISGKKTKSQDHRNDTDHIDVFNKSRRSNFEK; from the exons ATGGATTTCGTCAAAAAAGTAACCGAAGGACCGAAACATGACAG aATATGGTGGAGTGTAATGTTCGGCTTGAGCGTTGCAGCGTGCAGTCATTTAATTTTGCAAGTTTGGGTCAAGTGGAATCAGAGTCCAGTGATTGTGAGTTTTGCTGAAACTTCAACACCAGTTTGGCAG GTTCCATTTCCGGCTATAACGATTTGTTCAGAGACGAAAGCTCGACAgtcaatttataatttcactgaaataTATCATAGAGATTATGATAATTTGACTGAACAAGA AATTTTGGATTATGAGGCAATATCTCTAGTTTGCGAAAATCATTTGTTGCAGACTGGGAATAAGTTTACCGATCACAAAACGATTGATCTgctaaaaaat GTAGCTCCTCAATTCGAAGAGATGATGTGGCATTGTAAATGGAAgtcaaagattgaaaattgcaGCAAAATTTTCTCACCAGTGATGACTGAAGAGGGATTGTGCTTTTCTTTTAATATGCTAGACGCCGAAGAACTTTTCAGGAAAGAGAT gatGCACAAAGAATACCATTATTTAGATCATGGTCGAAAGTCGGAAGGTTGGACTTTGGATCGTGGATATCCAAAAAATTTACCTTTGGATACATATCCAGTACGAGGAACT GGATCTGGAGCAAAGGCTGGTTTGGTAATTTTATTGAGGGCGTACAATTATGATTTGGATTATTTATGTCGCGGACCAGTGCAAGGATTCAAA ATTTTATTACACTCGCCGACCGAAGTTCCACGAGTGTCTCAACAATATTTCAGAGTGCCTTTGAGTCAAGAGGTCATTGCCGCCATTAAACCCAACATGATGACCACATCGGAAGGTTTAAAGGACTATGACCCAGAGAG GAGGCAGTGCTTCTTTCCGTACGAGaggaaattgaaatttttcaaagtGTACACTCAACGTAATTGTGAACTGGAATGCTTGACTAATTATACGATGCTTCAATGCAGCTGTGTCACGTTTTCGATGCCAC GTGATCCATCAATGCCAATATGTTCGGCAGGCAGTGTCAAATGTGCTGCTGACGCTCAAG ATGAACTGCTTACACAAGAGATAGTATCGGGTTTGTCAGAAACGAAACCAGACTCCGAAGAAGATGCGGAAACCAAAGAGTTGAGGGAAGGCTTGCAGAATATCGCCAAACAGTGCAATTGTTTACCAGCTTGTACTTCGATTAACTATGACGTAGAAGTGTCTCAAGCGGATTTCAATTGGCAAAAATTATTCATAGCTTTCAAGGCAAACTTTAGCGAACTACCCGA CGTTAATATGGCAAGGATGGTGTTGTTCTTCAAAGAATCTCAATTCATCACATCCAGACGGTCAGAACTATACGGTCAAACCGACTTTTTGGCCAATTGTGGCGGTCTACTTGGTTTGTTTTTGGGTTTTTCGATTTTAAGCTTGATCGAAATCGTATATTTCATCACTCTTAG AGCTTTTTGTAATCTTAAATCGAAAATTTCCGGGAAAAAGACGAAGTCGCAAGATCATCGCAATGATACAGACCACATCGATGTATTCAATAAATCGAGACGCAGCaactttgaaaaataa
- the LOC143910788 gene encoding uncharacterized protein LOC143910788 yields the protein MTARPSFDSRLSDTASLTELIQEELRQIVRIQHLVLTELDKLNDLIKPNGCLDVAVTEGTRSAEMTAAIAKISLKEEILRNFKNLTNEINVDGLLMESQLE from the exons ATGACGGCTCGTCCGAGTTTTGATAGTCGTTTATCTGATACCGCTTCTTTGACGGAGTTGATACAGGAAGAATTGCGACAGATAGTCCGCATACAGCATTTAGT GTTAACTGAACTTGATAAATTAAACGATCTGATCAAACCGAATGGGTGCCTAGACGTTGCAGTCACGGAA GGTACTCGATCTGCAGAAATGACTGCCGccattgctaaaatatcattGAAAGAGGAAATTCTacgtaattttaaaaatctcaCTAATGAAATTAATGTTGATGGTCTGTTAATGGAAAGTCAattggaatag
- the Swip-1 gene encoding EF-hand domain-containing protein D2 homolog Swip-1, translated as MPADGELSSKLNRRQQINDDLEEGKEVKPQYRVVNVYTEFHEFSRKEIKQYETTFNKFDEGRDGYLDLTELKMMMEKIGAPQTHIGLKGMIAEVDEDHDQRISFREFLLIYRKARAGELETDSGLSELARLTEINVDEVGVNGAKTFFEAKIDELTKSNKFHDEIREEQEQKKRELEEKANRQALFREKAAIFQN; from the exons ATGCCGGCCGACGGCGAGCTCAGCTCCAAGCTGAACAGGAGGCAGCAGATCAACGACGACCTGGAGGAGGGCAAGGAGGTGAAGCCTCAGTATCGAGTGGTCAACGTCTACACAGAGTTTCATgaattttccaggaaggagatCAAGCAATATGAGACCACATTCAACAA ATTTGATGAAGGCCGTGATGGTTATTTGGACTTGACAGAATTGAAAATGATGATGGAAAAAATTGGAGCTCCACAAACACACATAGGATTGAAAGGAATGATCGCAGAAGTTGACGAAGATCATGATCAACGGATATCCTTCAGAGAATTCCTCTTGATTTATAG GAAAGCTAGGGCAGGCGAACTCGAAACAGACTCCGGATTAAGCGAATTGGCCCGGCTTACAGAAATAAACGTAGACGAAGTCGGCGTGAACGGTGCGAAAACTTTCTTTGAAGCAAAAATCGACGAATTGACAAAGAGTAACAAGTTCCACGATGAAATACGCGAAGAGCAAGAGCAAAAAAAACGGGAGCTGGAGGAGAAAGCTAACAGACAAGCCCTTTTCAGAGAGAAGGCGGCGATTTTtcagaattga
- the LOC143910858 gene encoding pickpocket protein 28-like isoform X1 — MKRNVIWNEELAFSPGSPSKTKSTDELDTGKKNGLFIPMFPSRRRARSYHCVEYFKEFLSNTSLHGLKYIGENRRSVLEKIWWSVMFGLSVAACSHLILQVWVKWNQSPVIVSFAETSTPVWQVPFPAITICSETKARQSIYNFTEIYHRDYDNLTEQEILDYEAISLVCENHLLQTGNKFTDHKTIDLLKNVAPQFEEMMWHCKWKSKIENCSKIFSPVMTEEGLCFSFNMLDAEELFRKEMMHKEYHYLDHGRKSEGWTLDRGYPKNLPLDTYPVRGTGSGAKAGLVILLRAYNYDLDYLCRGPVQGFKILLHSPTEVPRVSQQYFRVPLSQEVIAAIKPNMMTTSEGLKDYDPERRQCFFPYERKLKFFKVYTQRNCELECLTNYTMLQCSCVTFSMPRDPSMPICSAGSVKCAADAQDELLTQEIVSGLSETKPDSEEDAETKELREGLQNIAKQCNCLPACTSINYDVEVSQADFNWQKLFIAFKANFSELPDVNMARMVLFFKESQFITSRRSELYGQTDFLANCGGLLGLFLGFSILSLIEIVYFITLRAFCNLKSKISGKKTKSQDHRNDTDHIDVFNKSRRSNFEK; from the exons ATGAAGAGAAATGTTATTTG GAATGAGGAGCTTGCTTTTTCACCTGGAAGTCCATCGAAAACTAAATCAACGGACGAATTGGATACCGGGAAAAAAAATGGACTTTTTATTCCGATGTTTCCGTCAAGACGAAGAGCCAGATCTTATCACTGTGTGGAATATTTCAAAGAATTCTTATCGAACACCAGTTTACATGGACTTAAATACATCGGAGAAAATAGAAGATCTGTTCTTGAAAA aATATGGTGGAGTGTAATGTTCGGCTTGAGCGTTGCAGCGTGCAGTCATTTAATTTTGCAAGTTTGGGTCAAGTGGAATCAGAGTCCAGTGATTGTGAGTTTTGCTGAAACTTCAACACCAGTTTGGCAG GTTCCATTTCCGGCTATAACGATTTGTTCAGAGACGAAAGCTCGACAgtcaatttataatttcactgaaataTATCATAGAGATTATGATAATTTGACTGAACAAGA AATTTTGGATTATGAGGCAATATCTCTAGTTTGCGAAAATCATTTGTTGCAGACTGGGAATAAGTTTACCGATCACAAAACGATTGATCTgctaaaaaat GTAGCTCCTCAATTCGAAGAGATGATGTGGCATTGTAAATGGAAgtcaaagattgaaaattgcaGCAAAATTTTCTCACCAGTGATGACTGAAGAGGGATTGTGCTTTTCTTTTAATATGCTAGACGCCGAAGAACTTTTCAGGAAAGAGAT gatGCACAAAGAATACCATTATTTAGATCATGGTCGAAAGTCGGAAGGTTGGACTTTGGATCGTGGATATCCAAAAAATTTACCTTTGGATACATATCCAGTACGAGGAACT GGATCTGGAGCAAAGGCTGGTTTGGTAATTTTATTGAGGGCGTACAATTATGATTTGGATTATTTATGTCGCGGACCAGTGCAAGGATTCAAA ATTTTATTACACTCGCCGACCGAAGTTCCACGAGTGTCTCAACAATATTTCAGAGTGCCTTTGAGTCAAGAGGTCATTGCCGCCATTAAACCCAACATGATGACCACATCGGAAGGTTTAAAGGACTATGACCCAGAGAG GAGGCAGTGCTTCTTTCCGTACGAGaggaaattgaaatttttcaaagtGTACACTCAACGTAATTGTGAACTGGAATGCTTGACTAATTATACGATGCTTCAATGCAGCTGTGTCACGTTTTCGATGCCAC GTGATCCATCAATGCCAATATGTTCGGCAGGCAGTGTCAAATGTGCTGCTGACGCTCAAG ATGAACTGCTTACACAAGAGATAGTATCGGGTTTGTCAGAAACGAAACCAGACTCCGAAGAAGATGCGGAAACCAAAGAGTTGAGGGAAGGCTTGCAGAATATCGCCAAACAGTGCAATTGTTTACCAGCTTGTACTTCGATTAACTATGACGTAGAAGTGTCTCAAGCGGATTTCAATTGGCAAAAATTATTCATAGCTTTCAAGGCAAACTTTAGCGAACTACCCGA CGTTAATATGGCAAGGATGGTGTTGTTCTTCAAAGAATCTCAATTCATCACATCCAGACGGTCAGAACTATACGGTCAAACCGACTTTTTGGCCAATTGTGGCGGTCTACTTGGTTTGTTTTTGGGTTTTTCGATTTTAAGCTTGATCGAAATCGTATATTTCATCACTCTTAG AGCTTTTTGTAATCTTAAATCGAAAATTTCCGGGAAAAAGACGAAGTCGCAAGATCATCGCAATGATACAGACCACATCGATGTATTCAATAAATCGAGACGCAGCaactttgaaaaataa
- the LOC143910859 gene encoding uncharacterized protein LOC143910859 encodes MVKTCCIKNCHYNRRKLNEKLSLHRFPITDPELLSKWLDFLDYGSDWKPSKHSAICSRHFKPSDFRVNTNIPRLLPYAVPTIKIKDSPTKICNPEPSKDQETVVELQKVVIDEGYLIGDIDKICRLCGYEYTCTLKNIFNQDEVCAKKIFKCLHLNVSNKEQLPLSVCTTCETKLDEFEDFITKVEKAQERLVKQFSQRRDTSNTKEILVEESPYEIVLPLSTQPDANDSKIYQIIFTQENYENEYCASSLKVPKDCPNNNTIHEYDAHNTLIPLVNQNFNINNSRSITTPSTPLSNIHINTTHPSDQPNLKIPIKMEMMTPCAEQSQQQPLKSANKKIEILQDIKIDPHKLDFKCFKSICDDSLLKTINNVNNSDKIKLPNKTTNKNMDLRTMTLLGKSFAICKFCNERFIGKYALNHHIKYLCNSNSKQYPMNCKICKKTFSCNAKYNAHISKCLYTSNSILKMSGKRRRKPAFVMKREIINNCSYLVGYGVRAKQKSIH; translated from the exons ATGGTGAAGACGTGCTGCATCAAGAACTGTCACTACAATCGACGGAAACtaaatgaaaaattgtcattgCATCG GTTTCCCATAACTGATCCCGAACTATTGTCGAAGTGGTTAGACTTTTTGGATTATGGCAGTGATTGGAAGCCATCCAAACATTCGGCCATTTGCAGTCGTCACTTTAAACCGTCCGACTTTCGAGTCAATACGAATATACCACGGTTGCTTCCATACGCCGTACCTACCATCAAGATCAAAGATTCGCCAACCAAAATCTGTAATCCAGAACCAAGTAAAGATCAAGAAACTGTGGTGGAATTGCAAAAGGTCGTTATCGATGAGGGTTACCTCATTggagacattgataaaatatgccGACTTTGTGGCTACGAGTACACATGCaccttgaaaaatattttcaatcaggATGAAGTATGTGCGAAGAAGATATTCAAATGCTTACACTTAAATGTTTCTAATAAGGAACAATTACCATTATCGGTTTGTACGACATGTGAAACTAAGCTTGATGAATTCGAAGATTTTATCACTAAAGTAGAAAAAGCTCAAGAAAGGCTAGTAAAACAATTTTCTCAACGCAGAGACACTTCTAATACCAAAGAAATTTTAGTTGAGGAATCTCCTTATGAAATAGTTTTACCTCTATCTACACAACCAGATGCAAACGATTCTAAAATCTATCAAATCATTTTTACTCAAGAAAATTACGAAAATGAGTACTGTGCGAGTAGCTTAAAAGTTCCCAAAGATTGTccaaataacaatacaatacACGAATATGATGCACACAATACTTTGATTCCAttagttaatcaaaattttaacatcAATAATTCAAGAAGTATTACAACACCTTCAACTCCACTCTCTAATATTCACATTAATACCACACATCCATCTGATCAACCAAACCTCAAGATTCCTATTAAGATGGAAATGATGACACCGTGCGCTGAACAGTCTCAACAGCAACCACTAAAGTCTgccaataaaaaaatagaaatattgcaAGATATCAAAATTGACCCGCATAAGTTAGATTTCAAGTGTTTTAAGTCTATATGTGACGATTCGCTGTTGAAAACCATAAACAATGTAAATAATTCAGACAAAATTAAACTGCCAAACAAAACAACCAATAAGAATATGGATCTAAGGACGATGACTTTACTCGGTAAAAGTTTTGCCATTTGTAAATTCTGCAACGAAAGGTTTATCGGCAAGTATGCGCTAAATCATCACATCAAGTATTTGTGTAATAGCAACTCAAAACAGTATCCTATGAattgtaaaatttgcaaaaagaCATTTTCATGCAACGCTAAGTATAATGCACACATTTCGAAATGCTTATACACTTCAAACAGTATACTCAAAATGTCTGGAAAACGAAGAAGGAAACCAGCTTTCGTAATGAAACGTGAAATTATCAATAATTGCTCATATTTGGTAGGCTATGGTGTTCGAGCAAAGCAGAAAAGTATACATTGA
- the Hacl gene encoding 2-hydroxyacyl-CoA lyase, with amino-acid sequence MSEEQVDGNNILAAALKQQGLEYVFGIIGHPVIELSMAFQSLGIKYVGMRNEQAACYAAQAMGYLTGKPGVCLVVSGPGLLHCYGGMANAQINCWPLLVIAGSTSEDHEGIGGFQECPQVDLSRPYCKYSGRPPSATLIPQHVEKAVRLASYGRPGVSYLDFPGTLLRSVVNTSAVHKTYLAPPLEKCLPAPSSVKMAAKLLKNAQRPLIIVGKGAAYGRAEAAIRQLVSQTNIPFLPTPMGKGVVPDDAIQCVASARTTALLDADVILLLGARLNWILHFGRTPRFSSHVKVIQVDICPEELNNSILTQVPVHSEILPFVMQLNQEIGSLKLNMSSDSWWSTLNKKKETNKTFIKEQSSITIPPLNYYAVFNVIQNTIPRDSIIVSEGANTMDIGRGMLLNTLPRHRLDAGTFGTMGVGLGFAIAAAFWCKDNAPNKRVICVEGDSAFGFSGMEIETMHRYQLPIIVIIVNNSGIYGGLDKETMKMVQESGDIAQVTPPNTLTSEAHYEKMMEIFNEKGHFVKTVDELKTAITSSLKLKDKPTIINVIISPSADRKPQNFNWLTESKL; translated from the exons atgtCTGAAGAACAAGTTGACGGTAACAATATATTGGCTGCAGCTCTGAAACAGCAG GGCTTGGAATATGTCTTCGGCATTATTGGTCATCCAGTAATCGAACTGTCGATGGCCTTTCAAAGCTTAGGCATAAAATACGTCGGGATGAGAAATGAACAAGCAGCATGCTACGCAGCTCAAGCCATGGGATATTTAACTG GAAAACCTGGAGTATGCCTCGTTGTATCCGGACCCGGTCTACTTCATTGCTATGGAGGCATGGCTAACGCTCAGATCAATTGTTGGCCTCTTCTGGTAATCGCTGGATCAACTTCTGAAGATCATGAAGGAATCGGTGGTTTCCAAGAATGCCCTCAA GTTGATTTAAGTCGTCCATATTGCAAATATTCGGGCAGGCCTCCGAGTGCTACTCTGATACCTCAGCATGTGGAAAAAGCGGTACGTCTTGCAAGCTATGGACGTCCAGGTGTCTCATACCTAGACTTTCCCGGAACGCTGCTTAGG AGTGTTGTGAATACATCTGCCGTACATAAAACCTATTTGGCGCCACCGTTAGAAAAATGCTTACCGGCGCCATCGTCAGTAAAGATGGCAGCAAAATTACTGAAAAACGCTCAACGTCCTCTAATTATAGTTGGAAAGGGGGCAGCTTACGGTAGAGCCGAAGCAGCTATTAGGCAACTCGTTTCACAAACAAATATTCCTTTTTTGCCGACACCAATGG GAAAGGGTGTTGTGCCTGATGATGCAATTCAGTGTGTGGCTTCTGCGAGAACTACAGCGTTATTAGATGCAGATGTAATTCTTTTATTGGGCGCTAGACTCAATTGGATTCTTCATTTCGGTAGAACTCCAAGGTTTTCTAGTCATGTGAAAGTTATCcag GTGGATATTTGCCCGGAAGAGCTTAATAACAGCATTTTGACCCAAGTTCCCGTCCATTCAGAAATCTTACCTTTTGTGATGCAATTAAACCAAGAAATTGGTTCATTGAAATTGAATATGTCATCAGACTCTTGGTGGTCAACTCTTAATAAAAAGAAGGAAActaataaaacttttatcaaG GAACAATCTTCGATAACAATTCCACCTTTGAATTATTATGCTGTGTTCAACGTTATTCAAAATACGATTCCGAGAGATTCTATAATCGTTAGTGAGGGTGCAAACACTATGGATATTGGTCGAGGCATGTTGCTAAATACTTTGCCTAGACACAGATTAGATGCTGGAACTTTTGGAACCATGGGT GTTGGTTTGGGATTCGCAATTGCAGCAGCATTTTGGTGTAAAGACAATGCACCAAATAAAAGAGTGATATGCGTCGAAGGAGACTCAGCCTTTGGATTCTCAG gaATGGAAATTGAAACTATGCACCGTTATCAACTTCCTATTATTGTGATAATTGTCAACAATAGTGGAATATATGGTGGATTGGACAAAGAGACTATGAAGATGGTACAAGAATCTGGAGATATCGCCCAAGT gacGCCTCCAAATACTCTGACTTCTGAGGCTCATTATGAAAAGATGAtggaaattttcaatgaaaagggACATTTCGTTAAAACAGTTGATGAATTAAAAACAGCTATAACCAGTTCTCTGAAGCTCAAAGACAAGCCgacaataataaatgtaattattagtCCATCGGCTGATAGAAAACCGCAAAATTTCAACTGGCTTACAGAATCTAAACTATAA